Below is a window of Chelmon rostratus isolate fCheRos1 chromosome 23, fCheRos1.pri, whole genome shotgun sequence DNA.
aaagaaaaataccGTCCACACCTTGGGGGTCATGTTGTGCGTGATGCAGAACTGCAGGTGGTTGATGATGCTCTCCATGCTGTGGTAGGACTGCTGCCTGGTGGCGCGGAGGTACTTCTGCATGGCCCGCGCCATGGGGGCGAAGATGGCCTGGGCCGCCTCCCTGGGGTCCATCACCTCCCGCGGGTGCTTGGGGGAGGACGCGGTCCCCTCTTCGTCCTGGTGACGCTTGATGTGGGTAAAGGCTTCTTCTACTGCCACCACCAGTCTGGGAGATGAAACAGGAGAAGGAGTGACACACTAGATTTAAAGCAATAACTATATACAAACAGCGGGTCAAATGACGATGATGGGAaattcagtctgtgtttttagatgtgtgtgcattcatgagGGTATGCCCTCACCTGGCTTTACGTTTGCGGACCCTCcgctccacctctgcctcctcatAGTAGTACTCGTTGTGGGAGTTGTCTCTTCTCCGGGCAGCAGCTGAGACCATGGTTCTGGACTGCCCCGTAGAGTTATTGGTGCTGTTCTCTGTAGATGGAAACACTGAACTTAAGTATGACTTAAACATCTAATTATTTTGGGGCTGTTTGCAAAGTATAACCATTTTTATTCACTTCATTATTCGAGGAATCTACACCctaatttgctcatttttttcagGGGGTAATTTCTCTATTTCAGGCAGTTAAGCCTTTGGCTAAGTTACTGCTGTTCTACATCTTACATAGATGTCACAGTGATTGATTGTAAACAACCTTCTTGCCATATATTTCATGTTACAGCCTCACCTGTAATATATCACTGTTACAGCAGGCTATGTAAGATTGTATCATTTGTGTTTAACATTAACTTAGATTAAAGATGAAATTACTGTACACAAGATTATTGTACCTTCCCCCAGGTTGTAGACCTTGAAGGCAGTCATCTTCTTGGAGAGGATGGACTTAGGCAGGTTGAGCAGGGCAGGGTTATAGACTGGGAAGTCGGTGTAGTACTGGTCCAGAACCCACATCGCCGCCCGCTGTATACTGAGTTGCACAAGACAGGGGATAAAAACAAAGTTCTCGTCTTAAACAGGCATATTTCAAAAAAGCCACAGCCACTGCTGcatgcatgagaaaaaaaaagtcagctgtACTGTGGCAACATTAAGTCCAACATCAAGACAATGAGACAGCTTTGACAAAGTGGTGATGAAGAGCTGGAAGGTAATCAGAGAGCACAAAAGCATGAGGGAATGATCTgcttgtaaaaagaaaaagacatttcttgAACTGAGTCATTTTGTATTGATGAAAGCGTCATATAGCTCAGAAttgtctgtatttgttgttttaacgTGTGCAAATGTTGCAATCCTGCATAAGTGTAGAAGGACAAATTCTGCAAAATTTCAGGCACATGATTGCTGAATTATGTCTGTTTACAGTGTATTCATTTTTGCTGTAGTGCTCCGTATGGATAGATCAAAAAGGATCCCATTTTACAGGATCATTTGTAGCTTATTTGTTGCTTAAACGGGTTTGCAAGTGCACATTGCAGGCAAAGGTTGCGGCTGCAACGTCGGACTACTTTTGGTTAACAATTCTGTGACACTGAATGCAGTGTCTACACAGcgagcagcagcttcagtgctctaCCTGTGTTTGCAAAGGGTGCGTTCAAGCGCGGTATTAAGTGTAGGTCACCCATGTTTTAGCAGCGCTCAGAATTCAGCAAAATGTCACTGTAGAactctctcactgatgtgaactcctcccctcaggaaacAACACAAGGACGCTTTAATCACCATCAGACGATAAGctaacttctttctttttgcactaccatttacatttgcacGACTACACtctcttaatgtgtcattgcttagattgtacagtttttatttatttctttttaatatatgtcttgtcaaAGAGATTtgagagtaacgcaatttcgattctctaTTTGTCtagtacatactgcagaattgacaataaagctgactttgctttgactttgagtgtaaaacagaagaaattaaACTCTAAGTGGAAAAATCAATTTCAGGTCATGTTTATGTATCTATGTCAGCTATCACATGACCTGTGCAGACAGCTGGAATGGTTAAAATCAAACCATCAGGCGCCCCTGAAACATGACTaagaaaaagcatttgaaacactttgtgtgcagacatgctgtAAACTGTTCAGCCATGGAATAATGTTTACAGGCGGTTTTAGGCTTTTGAAATAGAATGAAAAGTAACAAGTGTCACTGTTTGATATCTATTGGGCACTTTGATCATCTTCAAAGGGTCTTTATATCTAGTAGCATTGAGTGCAACCATAGGAAAACTGACCATGTGTGAGCCAAAGAATgtagaagaaaacaacaatgttttAGACcttacaataaaaaaacagctatcctgcaaagaaacagattagggctgcaactattaTTTTCAATGATTCATTTGCACATTACATTcaagattaatcaattaatcgcTTAAAATGTCAATCAATTGCAAAGAATGCTCATCgcaatttcccagagcccaaagtgaagTCTtgaaattgcttcttttgtccaaccaaccgtccaaaacccaaaaactcTAAATTTACTATCACAAGTAATAAAAAGAACAGgattaaaatgtgaaacagagagaaataacaAATGCTGCTGATATCACACACACTAACCTGAGACAGCCCACGTTGTAGAAGTGACTGGCTCCATCTGTGGTCCTCACAACCTTCAGGCAGAAAGCAGGCTGCAGGTGTCtgacctccagcagcaccaggGCCAGGTACTGAATGAAGAGCAGCGCGTCCACCAGGGATGCCGCATACCCCACAATCCCCCTGTAGTCCGTCTCCCTGGGCTCCAGCACCCGCACCCCGTAGAAGAGCCAGTAAGACGCCACAAAGAGGAAGACCAACGCCAGCAGCAGACAGCGGAAAATGAAGAAGCGCGGCAGAGTGGCTCTGGGCGGGCGGAGAAACAGCGCCCAGGTGGAGATGAGCAGGATCAGGAGCTTGAAGGCCAGAGAAATGTAAAGGCCCTCACACGGTGTGCCACAAGGCTCCAGCGTGTCCCGCCACAGGAGCTGCGGGAGGGCCAAGAAGGCCAGAGGGGTCACCAGCGCAAAGAAGCCCAGGACGGCGCCCAACGCCGGGCCGAGGTAACGGCGGCACTCCAGCGGCGAGGACTCCTCCAGGTCCTTGGAGATCCGCGTCAGGTCCTCGTTGGAGACGCTGTCCACAGAGGTGCCGGTGACCACCGTGGTGGTCTCGCCCCAGTTGTCATCctgaaagagggaggagagtgtTGGCGACACACGGTACAGCACGGCCTACACAGCAAGCCGATTAAAACTGAACCCTGACCCTGTCGTCCCCTCTGGTGGACTCGGCGTCCAGCAGCGACTCAGCAGGAGCCTGAATGGTCACCGATTTGTCTCCACGGAGGCTGATGTCCCGACTCTTTGAGCGATGcctgtccctcctctccctggAGAAAGTGGACAATAATTACGTCAAACTTCCTGCCCCGACAGGCTATTCTTTAAAGCCGCTATGTGTCTTGTTTATTCTAAGGCTGTAGTTAACagttcattattgattaatctgccaattatcagaaaatagtgaaatgcACCCATTATAATTTTTCTTACAAGTCTTGGTGTGTCTTAAACCCAAGAAATCCAATTTATTATCCtatacaacaaaaaaaaatagcaaaaactCAAATTTGAGAAACTGGTTAGTTTAGTTTTgctataaaaaaagaaattatctTTGAAATAGTTGCTTAgaaattttctgttgatttcaTGTTgatagtttgtttttgtcatatttcttttttccctctcgtGCTTAATTACATTcaatgctgcaaaaataaagtGCAAGTAACTGGAAATATACTTTTAGGTGTTTTTCAAATTAGGTGATTCATGaaaaaagttaatttttttAGCAAGATTCGAATGCacaaatcaaaatatttgcttattattattgctaatatttgtttttctcagtcacctatgacagaaaactgaatgaaataaaatgacgGAAACTTTTCTAATTTTAAAGACTAAACAATTAAATCCACAGAATAATCAGGAGGTGATGAagataatcattagttgcagcacGGTACGATCTGCGGTCTGCTACCTGTGTTTGCGGGAGCTTCGGGAGTGGGACGACTTGTACGAGTAGCCCGAGTACGTCGACTCGTTGTCCATGTCGGAGGCTGGCGGTGGGCGGGGTTTCCTGGCCCCTCCTGCCCCCGAGCCGCCGCCTTTCTCCCAGACCACGCCCAGCTGGCTCTTGCGGTCGCTGATGGACTTGGAGGAGAGGGCCAGAGGGAGGCGCAGCAAGTCCACTTTACTCCTGAGGGAATCTATCTTGGAGGCCTGGGGACGAAAATggggggggtgagagagaggaatggCGGGTTTGGAGGAACGAAGGCCGAGAAGGAAAGGCGAGAGATGATTTGTCATATCAGACAGGGATAAAAGCATCTCGGAGGGAAACATACCAAGCAGCAAGAAGAGAGGCGGCATTGTCGAAATGTTGGcgctctgcagtgtgtgaaagagtctgtgtgtgtgctgtgaggcACACAGGACGAAGCTGGGCCCATTCTTCCGCTTTGAGGGAGTTTTTATGAGCGAACTCGAGTGATTTGGCCCCGACTGTGTTCCCAGCCAATAAAGGGCAATTACGCCACCTTCTATTCTGGGCTGCAAGTCTCCGGTGTGCACGGCACGCAGGGGTGGAGGCGGAACACCGGAGCGGCGCTGGAACGCTCCAGTTTCACACGTGATCGACTCGGAGCTGAAAATCTGCATGCGGGCCGTCTCGTTCACACGAACAAACGCTGGCCCGTCTCAActtctctgcagtgttttgcGACCGTGTGTGACGCATCCTCGCACATGCAGACGCCGCATTCCCCAGCTGTCCCCTGCGGTCTCCAGGGGCAACGGAGCTTAACTACTACAATGGGGATGAATGGGAGGCtgggggtgagagagggaggagggggggttggCTGCCACAGCAACCAGAACATCAACTCTacacccccctctcctctccttcgcCTTCAAATACACACCTTCGAAGACAGAGCGGACACTAATCACTCACCAGGCTACAGCTCGGACTTCAGTTTAATGATGTTTTCTCATTCTTCAACCCCTTTAATgtgcttctgtcctctcctggcattgatGAATCTCCTGAAAACTCATCTTTGTTCATCTAAATTACAATTTAGTAGATTTTCCCACGAGAACAAAAATCCCTTCCCGTCTTGAAATGGTGCTCACCAGACCTctgattgctttctgttttctttttagctaCTGTACCCTACACAATGTTCAAACCAGCCTGCGATTCCATGCAAAGCTTTCTGCCATAAACCCCCATGACTGTAGGCAACTTTCTTCATCGACTGCTCTGAGACCTCCAAAACGCCCCATTAGCATTTACCATGAATGTAACTCGGCAGGCTCAGGTTGGCTAACA
It encodes the following:
- the LOC121626647 gene encoding vang-like protein 2; amino-acid sequence: MDNESTYSGYSYKSSHSRSSRKHRERRDRHRSKSRDISLRGDKSVTIQAPAESLLDAESTRGDDRDDNWGETTTVVTGTSVDSVSNEDLTRISKDLEESSPLECRRYLGPALGAVLGFFALVTPLAFLALPQLLWRDTLEPCGTPCEGLYISLAFKLLILLISTWALFLRPPRATLPRFFIFRCLLLALVFLFVASYWLFYGVRVLEPRETDYRGIVGYAASLVDALLFIQYLALVLLEVRHLQPAFCLKVVRTTDGASHFYNVGCLSIQRAAMWVLDQYYTDFPVYNPALLNLPKSILSKKMTAFKVYNLGEENSTNNSTGQSRTMVSAAARRRDNSHNEYYYEEAEVERRVRKRKARLVVAVEEAFTHIKRHQDEEGTASSPKHPREVMDPREAAQAIFAPMARAMQKYLRATRQQSYHSMESIINHLQFCITHNMTPKAFLERYLSPGPTLQYLDTRSRGRQWTLVSEEPVTAALRHGQVFSLRRLDFSLVVTVTPLPFLRLGEEFIDPKSHKFVMKLQSETSV